Below is a window of Hyalangium ruber DNA.
CGAGGCCACTCCGCGCGCGGCCCAGTACACGAGGATGCCCACGGGCAGCCCCACCCCGAGCGCCACCACCGCGCCGCACAGGGCCAGGGCCGGCACGCTCCAGCGCCCCAGGCGGACCGGCGCCACCGCGCGGGAGGTGCCCTTGGCGCTGCGGTGGTAGCTCGCGCGGCCTCGCACCCGGGCCTCCAGCACGAGGACGACCACCGTCACCGCCACCAGTGCCAACCCGAGCAGCGCGGCATAGGCACGATCATAGGCACCTTCGTACTGCATATAGATGATGCGGGAGAAAGCGTCGTACTGGACCAGGGCCACGGCGCCGAAGTCCGACAGCACGTAGAGCCCCACCAGCAGCGCTCCGGAGGCGAAGGCCGGCCGCAGCAGCGGCACCGTGACACGCCAGAAGGCCCGTACGGGGGTGAGCCCCAGGCTTCGCGCGCACTCCAGCAGGGCTGGATCCTGGGAGAGCAGCCCCGCCCGGAGCGCGAGGAAGAGGTACGGATAGGTGGAGAGCGTCAGCGACAGCAGCGCCCCCGGGAAGCCGTACACTGGCGGCACGGGCAGGCCGAGCCGGGCCAGCGGCTCCTCCAGCGCACCGCCCGTGCCGAAGGCCGCCAGCAGCACGTAGCCACTGACGAACGTCGGCAGCGCCAGGGGCAGGCACAGCAGCGCCGTCCAGATGCGCCTGCCGGGCAGATCCGTCCTCGTCGTCAGCCAGGCAAGCGGGAGCGAGAGCACGGTCGCGCACACCGTCACCGCCAGCGCCAGGCCCAGCGTGCTGCCCAGCAGCCCGAGCGTGCGGGGCCGGAAGAGCAGCTCCCACGCCTCCCGGGAGGCTCCTGTCGCGCGCACGACGAGATAGGCGGCGGGCAACAGCGCGAGCCCCGCCACCGCGAGCCCAGCGGCCAGCAGGGGCCTGGAGGCGCGGCGCGACATGGAGAGGGAGGCGAGTAGCCGCTGGGGATTAGAGGACCCCCGCCTCCTGCAGCAACTTCAGCGTGCCCTTGAGATCCTCCAGCTTCGAGAGATCCAGTTCCGGCGAGCCCACCTTGCTCAGCGCCGGCAGCGCCGAGGCCGCCTCCACCCCCGCCACCAGTGGGTATTCGAACGTCTCCTTCGCGAAGTGCTGCTGCGCTTGCTGCTCCAGCAGGAAGGCCACCAGCTTGCGCGCCGCCTCCGGCTGCTTCGAGCTCTTCAGCACCCCCATGCCCGCCACGTTCACCAGCGTCCCCGCATCCCCCGGCGCCAAGAAGTGGTTGGCCACCGGCAGCCCCTCGCCCTTGTCCTTCTTCGCCGCGTACAGGTAGTAGTGATTGACGAAGCCCACGTCGATTTCACCGCGCGCCAGCGCCTCGATGATCGCCGCGTTGTTCTTGTAGGTGCGCGGCCCATTGGCCTTCACGCCCACCAACCACTGCTTCGCAGCCTCGTCCCCCTTCATCAGCCTCAGCGCCGTCACGAACGCCTGGAACGAGCCATTGGTGGGCGCCCAGCCGATGCGGCCCTTCCACGCCGGGTCCGTGAAGCCCTGGATGCTGGTGGGCAGCGCCTCCGGCTTCACCTTCTTCGTGTTGTAGGCCACCACCCGGGCCCTGCCGCTCAGCCCCACCCACGTGCCCTCGGGCGAGCGGAAGCGCGCATCCACCTTCTCCAGAAGCTCCTTCGGCAGCGGCTGCAGCAGCCCCGCGCGCGCCACCGCTCCCAGCGCTCCCGCATCCTGGGCAACGAACACGTCCGCGGGGGACTTCGCCCCTTCCTCCAGCAGCGTGGCGGCGATCTGCGGCGTCTCGCCGTAGCGCACCTTCACCTGGATGCCTGTCTTCTCCGTGAAGGCCTTGTAGAGCGGCGCGACCAGGCGCTCGTTGCGCCCGGAGTAGATGGTCAGGGTCTCGCCCGCGCGCGCGGCGGGAGCGAGGAGCAGGGCAAGCAAGAAGGGTGTCAGCAGACGGTTCATGGCCGCCGCAACCTAACGGATGCCCCCTACCTCCGCCACCGCTTGTGCTTCCAGCCCCTCCTCCGCCAGCGGCAGCCCCACTCGAAAGCCTAGAACTCGAATTTCTGAAGAGGCTGCCCGCTTGGCAGCTTCTTCGGGACCTGCTTGCGCAGATTCTGCGGCTTCGCGCGTGGGTCCAACAAGCCATCGCGAACGAACGCAACGAGCGCCTTGAACTCGTCGTCCGTGAGCGCCACCGGCTTCGCGAGCAGCGGATCCAGTCTCTGGAGCACAGGCTCGGTAGGACCTTGAATCGCCCGGAGATCGGACGCGACGCCAGCCGAAGCCGCACTGTACGTTTGAATAGAGCCCTTGACGTTCAGATGGTGGCGGATGGCGTCCTCGAGCCGGGTGAATGCTCCGTTATGGAAGAAAGCCGGCTGGAGCGAAATGTTCCGCAAAGGGGAGGTCCTGAACTTGTACCGGTCGGCCGGGTCGGCGGTGATGTCCTCCAGCCCGAAGTCCTGGGTCCCGTCCTCCGTGAACTGACCCTTGTCGTTCCTGAAGGGCACGTTCCCGGTGGGCTTGCCGGCGGCATCCACGCCAAACCGTGGCGCGATCTGCGGAACTCCAATCACGCGCATTTCGAAGTCGCTGAACATCTCGTGGTGGAACTCGCCGCCATCGGGGCTCTTGGACCTGGCCGCATGACAGGCGGCACAGTTCGCCTTCCCGAAGAACAGCAGGGCTCCCTGCTTCTGCTGCGCGGTCATCGCGGAGCGCTCGCCCCGGGCGAAACGGTCAATCGGTGCATTCGCGAAGGTCAGGCTGAACTCGAACTCGGCGATGGCCTGCCCGACCATGTCAAAGCTGATGGGGCCGCCTTTGGCTACCTCCGGAAACACCTTGGCGAACTCCCTGCGGTAGGCTTCATTCGCGTTCAATCTGCCCGCCACGACGTCGCGGATGGGCTCGTTCCGGAACTCCTGAACGGTGTCGTCGGGCAGCTGCGTGACGAGCGGTGGCGGCAGCGGCACACCATGGGCGCCGTGGGGCGGATGGTCGAACTTCGTGAAATCAACGACGGGTGCATCCTCCTTCTCCTTGGCTTCCTTCAGCGACAGGCGCGGCGTTCGCTGGGGGAAGACCAGCAGCCGGGTCGGAGCCTTCGCGTCGAGCCGCGGCTCCGCGCTCTTCTCGGCCGCGAACAACGAGACGCTTCCCTGCCCCTGAGCAGCCGTCTGGAAGCGGGACGAGGTGAACGACGTCTCGCGTATCTTGCTGAAGCCCGCCATCTCCGGCAGTTCCGTGAAGGGGATGTGAGCCTGCGCCTGTAGCAGGTGGACGAACCGCGGATCATTGGGCGGGAACCTGACGGTTCCCTCGGGCTCGGGAAAGAAGAAGCCCTTCGAGTTGTCGAAGGGGTTTCCAGAGACGGCCGCGAACCGCCCATTCAACATGAGGCGTGGATAGAAGGCGTTGTTGATGACGGAAGGGGTCCGGCGCTGATTCCGAGGGCCCCCGCGACCGGGGCCGACGACCCCGTTGTTGTCAACGCCAATGGCGATGGACTGGGTATCGCCGAATCCGGCAGTCGGAGAATGACAGCCCGAGCACGAGTTGTCGTTGTGCAGACCGAGGAACCGGTCGAAAAACAAGACACGTCCCAGTTCGACCCTTCCCGAGTCGAGCTTGCGACCGAGCTGTTTCTCCAACGTCGACTCCACCTGGCCCGTGAACCCCTGCTGCTTGAGGACGGCCGCGAGCTGGGCGTCGAGACCGTATGAGCGCTCCGCGGCATCGGCTGGAGTGGGAGCGGCAGTCTGTGCCAGTGCCCCTCCGCCGAAGGACAAGAGAAAGGCGGTGGCAAAGCGAACCGCAAGGCAGCTACGAGAACGTGGTATGGCCATTGATCCCCCCAGATAGGCACAGGCGTTCCCTGATTAGGACACGTCGGAGTCAGACGTCACCTGCCCGGTTGGGCAATGTTCAGTACGAGGCTGCAACACGGCCTGCTCGTCCAGCGCCTCTCCCCCCGAGGGGCCGAGCACGAGGACGAAGGCCATGGGAAAAATGGACGGGTGTCACGCACTTCCGCCTGGTGGCTAGAGAGGTTGATCGCGCCTCGATGCGCGGCTTTCGGAGGCATTCCCACATGAACGATCCTCGCCCCAACCTCCCCCCTTCCCCCCCGAGCGGCGCCGCGAGGTTGTCCAAGAAGCTGCCGGTCACATTCTTCTCGCTGGGCGTCATCCTGTGTGCCCTCTGCTGCTCCATCCCGCTGCTGGTGGGGCTGGGGCTGAGCGGTGCCGCGCTCACGGCCATTGGGGCCTACGGGGAGCGGCTGGGAGTGGCCTTCATCGGACTCGGCATGCTGGGCTTCATCTGGGGCCTCGTCCGCCGCCGGAAAGCGGCGTCTCACGGCCCGAGCTGCTCGACGACGTGCGGCTGCCGCACCGGGGTTTCACGGGGCTGTTGATGAAGGCGCGTCCGGGACAGGGAGAGGGCCACGCCGATGGATGAAGCGGCGCGAGCCCAGGTGCATGCGCAGATGGTGCGCTTCGCGCAAGGGCATCGAGACGCCTTCGAGGAAGTCTATGTGGCCCTTTGGCCCCGGCTGCTGGCCTTCACGTCCGGGCTCCTGCAGAACCCCTCCGAAGCGGAGGACGCGGCCCAGACGGCGCTCCTCAAGGTCTTCTCCCGAATCACGGACTTCAATACCCGCCGCGACGGCGTCGCCTGGGCGTTTGGCATCGCCGCCTATGAGGTGAGAAGCCTGCGTCGGCAGCGCAACCGAAGACGGGAGGCGAGCCTGGGCACGGCGACATCCACGCCCGACAGCAGCTCGGACGCGCAGGAAGCCCTCATTGCACAGCAGCTTCGCCAGGCGCTGGCCCAGACGCTGTCCTACCTGAGCGAGATGGACCGCGAGGCCCTCCTGGCCCCGGGTGCCGATCAGGGGAGTGAGGCGCTGCCCCCGCACATGCGAAAGCGCCGTCAGCGTGCCATGGAGCGTCTGCGCTCCTTCTGGAGAAAACTCTATGGTCCCCCATGACTCCAACCAGCTGCCGAGGCGGGCGCGGCGCGTCTACGAGCTCGGGCGGCTGCGCTTTGCTGCCCGGCTGGCCTTCGTCGTCGTCCCAGTCGCCCTGGCGGCGGTCGCCCTCGGCGCGCCATGGCCGGAGGCGTTCTGCCTGACCGGCATTCTCTCCGGGGCGGGTATCTGGTTGCGGTGGCGAGGCCGTGACGTTGGCTCCAGCGTGTTGCCAGGAGTCCTCGCTGGCGCCGTTCCGCTGCTTGCCAGCGGCGCGGTGGCGCTGACGGACGGGTCATGCCAGGCGCTGGCCTCGCCGTGTGTTGGCTTCTCCATCCTCGCAGGACTGGCCGCGGGCCTCCTGGTGGGATGGACGGCGAGGCAGGCACGCGAGGGACGCCTCCTTCGGTGGCTTGCATGCGCCACCATCGCCATCTCGACGTCCTGCCTTTCCTGCCTGGGACTGGGTCTGGGCCCCAGCCTCGGGAGTGCCGCTGGAATCCTGGGGGCGTCACTGCCCTTCGTGATTCTGGGCGCTGGCCGCCCGGGTCGCGCGTAGGTCGCGGCCCTGCCTCAGTCCTGACGCAATGCCCGGACCGTCAGGCGTGGAGGCCGGCGCCACCCGAGGGACGCGCCACCTCGCGCGACGGGCGGAACCTCTGGCCCAATCGAATGAGCGTCTGCTTGTCGACCTCTCCGATGATCAGTTCATCGCCCGGCGCCAGGAAGTCGCGACGCACCGCCCGCTCGACAGCCCCGAGCCTTCGGTAGAGCTCGCGTGCATGGGTGTTGTCTGGCTTGACCGTGAACCAGAGCAAGTCGTAGTCGTCCTCCACCAGCTTGCTGATACATGCTCCGATGAGGCGCATGGCAACACCTGTGCCATGGAACTCCTCGCATACGCCGAGCCGGGTGCTGTAGGCCTCACGACCGCGCACGAAGCACAGCATGTATCCGATGGGCTGGCCATCCACGAGCGCAAGGAAGCAGGTGTCGGCAAAGAAATCGGTGCACAGCCGCAGGTAATGGGGAGACACGACGGCATAGCCCGCGCTGCCGAAGATGTCGGCTTCAAGCTGGCGCAGGCTCTCGAAATCCTCCCCGCGGAGAGTACGTATCTGGATTTCCGTCATGGTGCCTCTTCGCGCGGCTCGGTGCTCAGTTCCTTCGAGAAGACCTGGTCCTGGTTGCGGAACGCCTTGAACTCCAGCGCATTGCCCGAGAAGTCGTGGACGAACATGGAGACGTGCTCCCCCACCTTTCCCTCGAGCCGGATGTGCGGCTCCTTGATGAAGCGCACACCGCCAGCCTTCATCCTCTTGAGCAGGTCATGGAAGGCGTCCCAGTCGAGGTTCAACCCGAAGTGGGGCACCGTGACATCGCCCCCGTCGAAGTCGGACTCGCTGGTCTTCGGCCGCTCGGGCGCCAGGTGCGCGACGATCTGGTGCCCGTAGAAGTCGAAGTCCACGTAGTGGTCGGTACTGCGCCCCTCGGGGCAGCCGATGACACCCGTGTAGAAGGCTCGCGCCGAGGCGAGCTCCGAGACGGGGAAGGCGAGATGGAAGTCCTTGATTCGCGCCATGTGAAGTCCGCCTCTAGGCCGCGTGGATATGCACGCCCGCGGCCTCGAAGATGTTGTCCCAGAACTGGTCGAAGACGCCCTTGCTCTTCCTGTAGCCCCCGACCAGGTCCTCCAGCACCGCCGGATCCTCATCCACCGCTTCCATGAGCGCCGCGCGCATCAGCTCTCGGTGCTCGATGTCGACCTCCCCGGTGTGGATGTCCCAGAACTTCCAATCCAGCCGGTCCTTCATCGCCTGGATGGCCGGGTTCTTGGTGAAGTGGGCGTGCATGGCCGCGAGGTAGACCTGACACAGGCACTCGCCCCCCATGCCGCGGAGACCTACCGCGTACCAGGGATACTCCGTCATCACCAGGTCGCTAATCTCCCTCAGAATCTGGAGGTTGGTCCGGTTGGCGTTCGCCTGCAGCTCCTCCTGGGGAATCCCGAGGCTCACCAGGAAGTCGTCGTAGATCTGCTGGTGCGCCTGATCGTGATTGCCGTTCCCCAGCTCGTCGTTGAGGAAGTCGGCCAGCAGGCTCCTCAGCTTCCCGAACGGAAGCCGGTAGACCAGGAGCGCGAGGTCGCTGATGTAGAAGATGGTGAAGTAGCGGTACTGCACGAAGATCCGCTTCAAGACATCAAGCGGAGC
It encodes the following:
- a CDS encoding ABC transporter permease, translating into MSRRASRPLLAAGLAVAGLALLPAAYLVVRATGASREAWELLFRPRTLGLLGSTLGLALAVTVCATVLSLPLAWLTTRTDLPGRRIWTALLCLPLALPTFVSGYVLLAAFGTGGALEEPLARLGLPVPPVYGFPGALLSLTLSTYPYLFLALRAGLLSQDPALLECARSLGLTPVRAFWRVTVPLLRPAFASGALLVGLYVLSDFGAVALVQYDAFSRIIYMQYEGAYDRAYAALLGLALVAVTVVVLVLEARVRGRASYHRSAKGTSRAVAPVRLGRWSVPALALCGAVVALGVGLPVGILVYWAARGVASGEAGVWGPAVNSVLASGLAAVLSVVAALPLAVLGARYPGRLPTLLERSAYVGYALPPIVLALSLVFFGINAAPFLYGTLAMLLLAYLVRFLPQAVGTVRAALLQLSPRLGEAAATLGHAPASVLRRVTAPLMAPGLLAGAALVFLTAMKELPATLLLAPIGFDTLATRVWGATAEGQFAQAAPSALLLMAVSALGVGLLLSQEERARSSQVTG
- a CDS encoding iron ABC transporter substrate-binding protein: MNRLLTPFLLALLLAPAARAGETLTIYSGRNERLVAPLYKAFTEKTGIQVKVRYGETPQIAATLLEEGAKSPADVFVAQDAGALGAVARAGLLQPLPKELLEKVDARFRSPEGTWVGLSGRARVVAYNTKKVKPEALPTSIQGFTDPAWKGRIGWAPTNGSFQAFVTALRLMKGDEAAKQWLVGVKANGPRTYKNNAAIIEALARGEIDVGFVNHYYLYAAKKDKGEGLPVANHFLAPGDAGTLVNVAGMGVLKSSKQPEAARKLVAFLLEQQAQQHFAKETFEYPLVAGVEAASALPALSKVGSPELDLSKLEDLKGTLKLLQEAGVL
- a CDS encoding cytochrome-c peroxidase, which codes for MEKQLGRKLDSGRVELGRVLFFDRFLGLHNDNSCSGCHSPTAGFGDTQSIAIGVDNNGVVGPGRGGPRNQRRTPSVINNAFYPRLMLNGRFAAVSGNPFDNSKGFFFPEPEGTVRFPPNDPRFVHLLQAQAHIPFTELPEMAGFSKIRETSFTSSRFQTAAQGQGSVSLFAAEKSAEPRLDAKAPTRLLVFPQRTPRLSLKEAKEKEDAPVVDFTKFDHPPHGAHGVPLPPPLVTQLPDDTVQEFRNEPIRDVVAGRLNANEAYRREFAKVFPEVAKGGPISFDMVGQAIAEFEFSLTFANAPIDRFARGERSAMTAQQKQGALLFFGKANCAACHAARSKSPDGGEFHHEMFSDFEMRVIGVPQIAPRFGVDAAGKPTGNVPFRNDKGQFTEDGTQDFGLEDITADPADRYKFRTSPLRNISLQPAFFHNGAFTRLEDAIRHHLNVKGSIQTYSAASAGVASDLRAIQGPTEPVLQRLDPLLAKPVALTDDEFKALVAFVRDGLLDPRAKPQNLRKQVPKKLPSGQPLQKFEF
- a CDS encoding RNA polymerase sigma factor; translated protein: MDEAARAQVHAQMVRFAQGHRDAFEEVYVALWPRLLAFTSGLLQNPSEAEDAAQTALLKVFSRITDFNTRRDGVAWAFGIAAYEVRSLRRQRNRRREASLGTATSTPDSSSDAQEALIAQQLRQALAQTLSYLSEMDREALLAPGADQGSEALPPHMRKRRQRAMERLRSFWRKLYGPP
- a CDS encoding GNAT family N-acetyltransferase — encoded protein: MTEIQIRTLRGEDFESLRQLEADIFGSAGYAVVSPHYLRLCTDFFADTCFLALVDGQPIGYMLCFVRGREAYSTRLGVCEEFHGTGVAMRLIGACISKLVEDDYDLLWFTVKPDNTHARELYRRLGAVERAVRRDFLAPGDELIIGEVDKQTLIRLGQRFRPSREVARPSGGAGLHA
- a CDS encoding VOC family protein; this translates as MARIKDFHLAFPVSELASARAFYTGVIGCPEGRSTDHYVDFDFYGHQIVAHLAPERPKTSESDFDGGDVTVPHFGLNLDWDAFHDLLKRMKAGGVRFIKEPHIRLEGKVGEHVSMFVHDFSGNALEFKAFRNQDQVFSKELSTEPREEAP
- a CDS encoding iron-containing redox enzyme family protein; this encodes MDQQTTQALKEEFWRMADNARNQTEYLADSKLQYLQYAPLDVLKRIFVQYRYFTIFYISDLALLVYRLPFGKLRSLLADFLNDELGNGNHDQAHQQIYDDFLVSLGIPQEELQANANRTNLQILREISDLVMTEYPWYAVGLRGMGGECLCQVYLAAMHAHFTKNPAIQAMKDRLDWKFWDIHTGEVDIEHRELMRAALMEAVDEDPAVLEDLVGGYRKSKGVFDQFWDNIFEAAGVHIHAA